In a single window of the Dinghuibacter silviterrae genome:
- a CDS encoding ABC transporter permease gives MAGSTNQQIATVYLTSKLKQTLVAVLGVTFGISMYVFMNSFMTGVNDIQTDLAFSSLAHIRVYNDGPADNTDLVSKVRPAGTIAFIRSARIIQYTEGIKHSGEILAFLRQQPELTAITPQVNVNVFFRNGANHVNGTLSGVDVENEDKVFHISTYMKEGNWKELKYRSDGVFLGTGLARTLSLKVDDNVNVLTPDGVSKTFKVIGTFETGVTSVDKTKAYLAIGPTRQLLSKNADYVTDIQVNIADFHQATAVAHRIAPVFPYKTESWSESNQQLEAGSRLRDIIAVAVSLTILLVAGFGIYNIMNMTINEKIREIAILKAMGFAGRDITTIFLTLAMVIGVVGGVIGLGLGYTVSVTVNHIPFRIANLEHLPMAYRWQDYLYAFAFGLATTFVAGYLPARKASRIDPVEIIRG, from the coding sequence GGGTCTACCAACCAACAAATCGCCACCGTCTACCTCACGTCAAAGCTGAAGCAGACCCTTGTTGCCGTATTGGGCGTCACCTTCGGTATTTCCATGTATGTGTTCATGAACAGCTTTATGACGGGCGTAAACGACATCCAGACAGACCTGGCCTTTAGCTCCCTGGCCCATATCCGGGTGTATAACGACGGTCCGGCGGACAACACCGACCTGGTGAGCAAGGTCCGGCCGGCGGGTACGATCGCCTTTATCCGGAGTGCCCGCATCATCCAGTATACCGAGGGCATCAAACATTCCGGGGAGATCCTTGCTTTTCTCCGACAGCAACCGGAGCTAACGGCGATCACGCCCCAGGTGAATGTGAATGTATTTTTCCGGAACGGGGCCAACCACGTCAACGGTACTTTGTCCGGGGTGGACGTCGAAAACGAAGACAAGGTCTTTCACATTTCCACCTATATGAAGGAAGGCAACTGGAAGGAATTGAAATACCGGAGCGACGGGGTTTTCCTGGGCACGGGCCTGGCCAGAACGCTCAGTCTGAAGGTCGACGACAACGTCAATGTGCTCACCCCGGATGGCGTCAGCAAAACCTTTAAGGTCATCGGCACCTTCGAGACGGGCGTGACCAGCGTCGACAAAACAAAGGCGTACCTCGCCATCGGACCCACCCGCCAGCTCCTCTCCAAAAACGCAGACTATGTCACCGACATACAGGTGAACATCGCCGACTTTCACCAGGCGACCGCGGTGGCCCACCGGATCGCCCCGGTCTTCCCTTATAAAACCGAGTCCTGGTCGGAGTCCAACCAGCAGTTGGAAGCGGGTTCCCGGCTCCGGGACATCATTGCGGTAGCGGTGTCCCTGACCATCCTCCTGGTGGCGGGTTTTGGCATCTACAACATCATGAACATGACCATCAACGAGAAGATACGGGAGATCGCCATCCTGAAGGCCATGGGTTTTGCGGGGAGGGACATCACCACGATCTTCCTGACGCTGGCCATGGTGATCGGCGTCGTGGGCGGCGTGATCGGGCTGGGGCTGGGGTATACGGTCTCGGTCACCGTCAACCATATACCGTTCCGGATCGCCAACCTGGAGCACCTGCCGATGGCTTACCGCTGGCAGGACTACCTGTACGCCTTTGCTTTTGGCCTGGCCACGACCTTCGTCGCGGGGTACCTGCCCGCCCGGAAGGCCTCCAGAATCGATCCGGTAGAAATCATAAGAGGATAG